A window of Marinilabiliales bacterium contains these coding sequences:
- a CDS encoding site-specific DNA-methyltransferase, which translates to MPDNQGRSWLDRIHRGDCVELLKELPDSSVDLVFADPPYNLQLGGDLYRPDQTKVSAVNDVWDRFSSLEEYDKFTLAWTVECRRVLRDTGSFWVIGTYHNIFRLGKILQDIGFWILNDIVWVKTNPMPNFMGTRFSNAHETLIWAARSANSRYTFHYHSMKVMNDDLQMRSDWLIPVCQGSERIKANGRKAHSTQKPEELLQRVILSTTNPGDTVLDPFSGSGTTAAVAKRLGRRYIALEREQEYIKIANDRLEKVEPLDSPLLEYHVGRKRPRVPFGSLVEKGLVAIGEPLYSADRKYSALVLADASVLCNGIAGSIHKVSAELLNREKNNGWNYWYVERNGELVIIDKLRDEYARQFIK; encoded by the coding sequence ATGCCCGATAACCAAGGCCGGTCCTGGCTGGACAGGATCCACCGGGGAGATTGTGTTGAACTGCTGAAAGAGCTGCCTGACAGTTCAGTAGACCTTGTTTTTGCCGATCCGCCATATAATCTTCAGCTGGGAGGTGACCTTTACAGGCCCGATCAGACGAAGGTCAGTGCAGTGAACGATGTATGGGACAGGTTCAGTTCACTGGAGGAGTACGATAAATTCACCCTGGCATGGACCGTTGAATGCAGGAGGGTTCTCAGGGATACAGGCAGCTTCTGGGTTATCGGCACTTACCATAATATTTTCAGGCTGGGAAAGATCCTCCAGGACATTGGGTTCTGGATACTCAATGATATAGTCTGGGTCAAAACCAACCCAATGCCAAATTTCATGGGCACCAGGTTCAGCAATGCACACGAGACCCTTATCTGGGCCGCCAGGTCGGCCAACTCCAGGTATACATTCCATTACCACTCAATGAAGGTGATGAATGACGACCTGCAGATGCGCAGCGACTGGCTCATACCTGTCTGCCAGGGAAGCGAGAGGATCAAGGCCAACGGCCGGAAGGCGCACTCCACCCAGAAGCCGGAGGAGCTGCTGCAAAGGGTGATACTGTCCACAACCAATCCGGGAGATACGGTGCTCGACCCCTTTTCAGGCAGCGGCACAACAGCAGCAGTGGCCAAAAGGCTGGGCAGGAGATATATCGCCTTAGAGCGTGAGCAGGAATACATAAAGATAGCAAATGACCGTCTTGAAAAGGTTGAACCGCTTGACAGCCCCCTGCTCGAATACCATGTCGGAAGAAAAAGACCCAGGGTGCCCTTTGGCAGTCTCGTTGAAAAGGGGCTTGTGGCCATCGGCGAACCGCTTTACTCCGCCGACAGAAAATACAGTGCCCTTGTGCTGGCAGACGCCTCTGTATTGTGCAACGGCATAGCAGGCTCCATTCACAAAGTCAGCGCTGAACTGCTGAACAGGGAAAAGAATAACGGCTGGAATTACTGGTATGTGGAACGGAACGGCGAGCTGGTCATTATTGACAAACTTCGCGACGAATACGCCAGGCAGTTTATAAAGTAG
- a CDS encoding spermine synthase translates to MKRKIVSAVVLMGFSGLVAQIVLLRELMVAFHGNELSIGVVLANWMLLEAAGAFFLGRRIAYSPQRRLLFIGVTVLFSLFFPAAVYCARVFKEFLDLVPGEGLGIMPMFYVSFLILLPVSVMHGALFTAGCRLYSQLALPGREGETGGQGTVQGEVKNGEQDAGHDAGRFGGRGDDSCGDNDSGHEAGSIASVYIYETVGTLVGGLVLTYLLIPHLHSVKIAVLTALFNFAVCAWLLKPFRSPAASFADRGGWVVLSALILLSGNLVFMGGADRLHENSVNRQWRGQNVVHYQNSHYGNIVVVESMQEYTFFSDGLPVITTPNPDIVFIEEFVHFPMLSHPDPREILVLSGGAGGVVSEILKHGVHRVDYAEVDPLIPEVIGRFPTSLTNRELGDERVKVRYADGRFFLKRTEQSYDLIFSGFTDPSSLQSNRFFTREFFSIAESKLSQEGLFVLALPGSLTYMSPELAVLNGLVLATLEDVFNVVRVIPGDGINLYLASSSVTGDIVDAGTMMERATERGITFSLITPGYLEYRLHERWLEWFSDNLGHAGSIINRDFRPLGVFYSLVWWNEKFSPSFNRIFRQSEGISVWMMSIVFLVLTGLALAYSSRLKQPLRPALSVCIVSTGFAGMLFDLILIFAFQVMFGYIFYWLGLLVTAFMAGVAAGGIWMARRLKSMDSALPGIIRLEMLIILFALVLPWIFIFSAPLLVHPWFDLLLRIVFLVLSFLSGLLVGAEFPLANREYMKMSGDLGGTAGLLYSADLWGGWIGGILGGVVLLPVLGLVQTSLVIVMFKVSGLAMLMFAVRRSSKAGSATL, encoded by the coding sequence ATGAAGCGAAAAATTGTTTCTGCAGTTGTGTTGATGGGGTTTAGCGGACTGGTAGCGCAGATAGTGCTGCTGCGGGAGCTTATGGTGGCTTTTCACGGTAATGAGCTTTCCATTGGCGTGGTGCTGGCCAACTGGATGCTGCTTGAGGCGGCAGGTGCTTTTTTCCTTGGCAGGAGGATCGCGTATTCGCCTCAACGGAGGTTGCTGTTCATAGGTGTGACCGTGCTGTTTTCGCTGTTTTTCCCTGCTGCCGTTTACTGTGCAAGGGTGTTCAAGGAGTTCCTGGACCTTGTGCCGGGAGAGGGCCTTGGCATAATGCCTATGTTCTACGTTTCGTTCCTTATTCTGCTTCCCGTGAGCGTGATGCACGGGGCGCTCTTTACCGCCGGATGCAGGCTTTACTCCCAGCTGGCGTTACCCGGCAGAGAGGGGGAGACTGGCGGGCAGGGGACCGTTCAGGGTGAGGTCAAAAACGGGGAGCAGGATGCCGGACACGATGCCGGCCGTTTTGGCGGACGGGGTGATGACAGCTGCGGCGATAATGATTCCGGGCACGAGGCGGGAAGCATTGCCAGTGTCTACATCTATGAGACGGTGGGGACGCTGGTTGGGGGACTGGTACTGACTTACCTGCTGATACCTCATCTTCACTCCGTGAAAATAGCCGTTCTGACCGCCCTTTTTAACTTCGCTGTTTGTGCCTGGTTGCTGAAGCCGTTCCGGAGTCCGGCAGCATCTTTTGCAGACCGGGGGGGATGGGTGGTGCTTTCTGCCCTGATCCTCCTTTCAGGTAACCTGGTGTTCATGGGAGGAGCCGACCGCCTGCATGAAAATTCGGTCAACAGGCAATGGAGAGGGCAGAACGTTGTGCATTACCAGAATTCACATTACGGCAATATCGTGGTTGTGGAGAGTATGCAGGAGTATACCTTTTTTTCGGACGGACTGCCGGTGATAACCACGCCCAATCCGGATATTGTCTTTATTGAGGAGTTCGTGCACTTCCCTATGCTGTCACATCCTGATCCGCGGGAGATCCTGGTGCTGAGCGGCGGAGCCGGCGGTGTTGTGAGCGAGATACTGAAGCACGGTGTGCACAGGGTTGATTATGCCGAGGTTGACCCGCTTATTCCCGAGGTTATCGGCAGGTTCCCCACTTCGCTTACCAACCGCGAACTTGGAGATGAGCGTGTTAAAGTGAGGTATGCCGACGGACGGTTCTTCCTGAAACGTACTGAACAGAGCTATGATCTGATATTCAGCGGATTTACAGATCCCTCTTCACTGCAGTCGAACAGGTTTTTTACCCGTGAGTTTTTTTCTATTGCTGAAAGCAAGCTTTCGCAGGAAGGACTTTTTGTGCTCGCCCTGCCGGGGTCGCTTACATACATGAGTCCGGAGCTTGCTGTGCTTAACGGACTGGTGCTTGCAACACTGGAGGATGTATTCAATGTTGTGAGGGTTATACCCGGCGACGGAATAAACCTCTACCTTGCTTCATCTTCGGTTACCGGCGACATTGTTGATGCCGGAACTATGATGGAGAGGGCGACTGAACGCGGCATCACATTCAGCTTGATAACCCCCGGCTACCTTGAGTACAGGCTGCATGAGAGGTGGCTGGAATGGTTCAGCGACAATCTAGGGCATGCCGGCAGCATCATTAACCGTGATTTCAGGCCGCTGGGTGTTTTTTACAGCCTTGTCTGGTGGAACGAGAAGTTCTCGCCGTCGTTCAACAGGATTTTCAGGCAAAGTGAAGGGATAAGCGTTTGGATGATGTCAATTGTTTTCCTGGTGCTGACCGGTTTGGCACTGGCTTACTCTTCACGCCTGAAGCAACCTTTGAGGCCCGCGCTGTCGGTCTGTATCGTCTCAACCGGTTTTGCCGGCATGCTGTTCGACCTCATCCTGATCTTTGCCTTCCAGGTGATGTTTGGCTATATTTTTTACTGGCTCGGACTGCTTGTTACGGCGTTTATGGCAGGTGTGGCTGCCGGTGGAATATGGATGGCACGGCGTCTTAAGAGTATGGATAGCGCGCTGCCCGGCATCATCAGGCTGGAGATGTTGATTATACTTTTTGCTTTGGTACTCCCTTGGATATTCATATTTTCTGCACCACTCCTGGTTCATCCCTGGTTTGATCTCCTGCTCAGGATCGTATTCCTGGTACTCTCCTTTTTGTCGGGTCTGCTCGTGGGGGCTGAGTTTCCACTTGCCAACAGGGAGTACATGAAGATGTCGGGCGACCTGGGTGGTACCGCCGGATTGCTCTATAGTGCCGATCTTTGGGGAGGATGGATAGGCGGTATCCTGGGCGGGGTGGTATTGCTGCCGGTACTCGGACTGGTACAGACTTCGCTGGTGATTGTGATGTTCAAGGTGAGCGGACTGGCAATGCTGATGTTTGCAGTTCGGAGGAGCAGCAAGGCTGGCTCAGCTACTTTATAA
- the amrS gene encoding AmmeMemoRadiSam system radical SAM enzyme — MTKSRREFIVKAVLGGAAAVSAGCMLLSGVRGRLRDGPALAAATLLPSDRGGADFRESEIINENPEGIEAMYYSVADRNRVRCELCYRNCVIAPGRRGFCRNRENSGGSLYNVVYGRPSAVHVDPVEKEPQHHLLPGAEMLSIGTAGCNFRCLHCHNWHLSQRSIEEIGRYHDLPPRDVVNTARELGVSIISSTYNEPTVFYEYVLDTARIARREGFKILWHSNGYMKPEPLVEILHHTDAVTIDLKGFSKRAYDNSSAELEPVLETLKIIREEGVWLEIVNLVIPGVNDSMAEIGEMCTWIKDTLSPEVPLHLSRFFPNYKLTNLSPTPVATLERAFDTARRAGLDYVTLGNVPGHEYNSTFCPRCDGMLIKRVHFKVTENNISDGRCASCSHPIPGVWS; from the coding sequence ATGACAAAGAGCCGGCGTGAATTTATTGTCAAGGCAGTGCTTGGCGGCGCTGCCGCCGTATCGGCGGGATGTATGCTGCTGAGCGGTGTACGGGGCAGGTTACGTGATGGTCCTGCCCTGGCGGCTGCAACCCTGCTGCCGTCTGACAGGGGTGGCGCGGACTTCCGCGAAAGCGAAATTATTAATGAGAATCCGGAGGGAATAGAGGCGATGTACTATTCGGTGGCCGACAGGAACAGGGTGCGATGTGAGCTGTGCTACCGCAACTGTGTTATTGCCCCGGGCAGAAGGGGGTTCTGCCGCAACAGGGAAAACAGCGGGGGAAGCTTGTATAACGTGGTTTACGGCAGGCCGTCGGCGGTTCATGTCGATCCGGTGGAGAAGGAGCCCCAGCACCACCTGCTGCCGGGGGCCGAGATGCTGAGCATCGGTACGGCGGGGTGCAATTTCAGGTGCCTGCATTGTCATAACTGGCACCTGTCGCAGCGGTCGATCGAAGAGATAGGACGCTACCATGACCTGCCTCCGCGCGATGTTGTAAATACCGCCCGGGAACTTGGTGTGAGCATTATCTCGTCCACCTATAACGAGCCGACTGTCTTTTATGAGTATGTACTTGATACGGCCAGGATAGCAAGGCGGGAGGGGTTTAAGATACTGTGGCACTCAAACGGCTACATGAAGCCTGAGCCGCTGGTTGAGATTCTGCATCATACCGATGCGGTGACGATCGACCTGAAGGGTTTTTCGAAAAGGGCCTATGACAACTCGTCGGCCGAGCTTGAGCCGGTGCTGGAAACGCTGAAGATCATCAGGGAGGAGGGCGTATGGCTCGAGATAGTTAACCTGGTGATACCGGGAGTGAACGATTCGATGGCGGAGATAGGGGAGATGTGTACCTGGATAAAGGACACACTTTCGCCTGAGGTGCCGCTCCATCTTTCCCGGTTCTTCCCCAATTACAAGCTTACCAACCTTTCGCCCACACCTGTGGCAACCCTTGAAAGGGCTTTTGACACTGCAAGGAGGGCCGGACTTGATTATGTTACCCTGGGTAATGTTCCCGGACATGAATATAACTCCACATTCTGTCCCAGGTGTGACGGGATGCTTATTAAGCGGGTCCATTTCAAGGTGACTGAGAACAACATAAGTGACGGCAGGTGTGCATCATGCAGCCATCCAATTCCCGGGGTGTGGAGCTGA
- the amrS gene encoding AmmeMemoRadiSam system radical SAM enzyme, translating to MVNAGTAVMRYAVSGKYRNRCPGTRRPGTLICWFMTDRSRRRFIAKAARGCAAAMAAGCIVPGGANPFLQGTVDSLLETTGYSHLPEAAVSPGVKGPASGRVSRDSYNSGISAGREAMFYTRLNGNRVRCELCARRCEIGQGRRGFCRVRENRRGTLFSLVYGRPAGLQVDPVEMEPMYHMVPGHSNLCVFTASCNFRCRHCHNWHVSQRGPEEVASSEITPAGVVGEAVRRGCRSVSHSINEPTIFYEYMYDIAGLAKERGLMTLFHTNGYISPQPLRRLLPFMDGVTVDLKGFSPDFYHEVSSAEPGPVLESLRIIRQERVHLEIVNLVIPTLNDDRGHIEAMCSWIAENLGDDVPLHFNRFSPSYRLTGLPHTPVETLEDAAGIANGRGLKYVYIGNVAKHRNSSTWCPQCGTRLIHRTHVAVLDIDMVNGRCGGCGFRIAGIWDEQ from the coding sequence ATGGTAAATGCAGGTACTGCGGTTATGCGATACGCGGTATCTGGGAAGTATAGAAACCGTTGCCCGGGTACCAGGAGGCCGGGCACACTGATCTGCTGGTTTATGACAGACAGGAGCCGCAGGAGGTTTATTGCAAAGGCTGCCAGGGGCTGTGCTGCCGCGATGGCTGCCGGCTGCATTGTGCCGGGGGGTGCGAATCCCTTTCTGCAGGGAACAGTGGATTCGCTCCTGGAGACTACCGGGTATTCCCACCTGCCCGAAGCCGCTGTTTCTCCGGGGGTGAAAGGACCGGCATCAGGGCGGGTTTCGCGGGACTCTTACAATTCCGGCATTTCAGCAGGCAGGGAAGCTATGTTCTATACCCGGCTTAACGGCAACAGGGTGAGGTGTGAGCTGTGTGCCCGCAGGTGTGAGATAGGGCAGGGCAGGAGGGGGTTCTGCCGGGTGAGGGAGAACAGGAGGGGAACGCTGTTCAGCCTGGTGTACGGCAGGCCGGCCGGACTGCAGGTTGATCCGGTGGAGATGGAACCGATGTACCACATGGTGCCGGGACACAGCAACCTGTGCGTCTTTACCGCTTCATGCAACTTCAGATGCAGACACTGCCACAACTGGCACGTTTCACAGAGGGGTCCTGAAGAAGTTGCATCATCTGAGATCACCCCGGCAGGCGTGGTGGGCGAGGCCGTAAGGCGCGGGTGCAGGTCGGTTTCGCACAGCATAAACGAGCCCACTATCTTTTATGAATACATGTACGATATAGCCGGGCTTGCAAAGGAGCGGGGACTGATGACCCTTTTCCATACCAACGGCTATATCAGTCCCCAACCCCTGCGGAGGCTGCTGCCGTTTATGGACGGGGTTACGGTCGACCTTAAAGGGTTCAGTCCGGATTTCTACCATGAAGTGTCGTCGGCTGAACCCGGCCCGGTACTTGAATCCCTCAGGATAATAAGGCAGGAGAGGGTACACCTCGAAATAGTGAACCTGGTCATACCCACCCTGAACGATGACCGGGGCCATATTGAGGCCATGTGCTCGTGGATTGCAGAAAACCTGGGCGACGACGTGCCGCTCCATTTCAACAGGTTCTCTCCTTCGTACCGGCTGACGGGACTGCCGCACACTCCCGTTGAAACACTGGAGGATGCGGCCGGGATTGCTAACGGACGGGGACTGAAATATGTGTATATCGGTAATGTGGCAAAACACAGGAACAGCTCCACGTGGTGCCCTCAATGCGGGACAAGGCTGATACACCGCACCCACGTGGCGGTGCTTGATATCGATATGGTGAACGGGAGGTGCGGTGGCTGTGGTTTCCGGATAGCAGGCATTTGGGATGAACAATGA
- the amrS gene encoding AmmeMemoRadiSam system radical SAM enzyme — MNCQRRRSFVKKAFIGCAGFISLGCLPFVRGVATATGNPGPGRGAPGSSSGSSLRAPGEGGLQGDFAGGDMGRGESAGGHSGRGDVQQAQGTGGTEAMFYRKLDNNLVQCQLCPHRCKIEPGNSGFCRVRQNRRGTLYSMVYGRPCTVDTGPIEKAPLYHFVPGHRRLCLATVGCNLRCRYCHNWHISQRAPGEVRELRMSASQIVDEAARHGVRSISFTYTEPTIFYEYVHDISRLAKERGLKTSIVSNGYINPEPMRRLLPYLDAVKIDLKAFSDSFYREISSARLDPVLQTLKLLREEDAFFEIVCLVVPTLNDDPGEIRMMCEWIAGNLGRDVPVHFTRFAPSYRLTNLPPTPVRTLEAAIGTALGSGLQYVYIGNVPGHMNNSTYCGRCDERLIHRTHFTVLENNIENGKCRYCGYAIRGIWEV; from the coding sequence ATGAACTGTCAGCGCCGGCGTAGTTTTGTCAAAAAAGCTTTTATCGGGTGTGCAGGGTTTATCTCCCTGGGGTGCCTGCCGTTCGTCAGGGGTGTTGCAACGGCAACCGGCAATCCGGGACCTGGCAGGGGGGCTCCGGGTAGCAGCTCAGGAAGCTCTTTAAGGGCACCCGGGGAGGGTGGCCTGCAGGGTGATTTTGCTGGCGGGGACATGGGGCGTGGAGAATCAGCCGGTGGGCACAGCGGGCGCGGTGATGTGCAACAGGCGCAGGGCACCGGTGGCACTGAGGCGATGTTTTACCGCAAGCTTGACAATAACTTGGTGCAATGCCAGCTTTGTCCGCACCGTTGCAAAATTGAGCCCGGCAACAGCGGATTCTGCAGGGTGAGGCAAAACAGGCGCGGCACATTGTACAGCATGGTTTACGGCAGGCCCTGCACGGTCGATACCGGTCCGATAGAAAAGGCGCCCCTGTACCATTTTGTGCCCGGCCACCGGCGATTGTGCCTTGCCACGGTAGGCTGCAACCTCAGGTGCAGGTACTGCCATAACTGGCACATTTCGCAACGGGCACCCGGCGAGGTGAGGGAGCTGCGGATGAGCGCTTCACAGATTGTCGATGAGGCAGCAAGGCATGGAGTGCGTTCCATCTCGTTCACCTATACAGAGCCAACAATATTTTATGAATATGTTCATGATATAAGCAGGCTGGCAAAGGAGAGGGGACTCAAAACAAGCATAGTATCCAACGGGTACATAAACCCCGAACCGATGCGAAGGCTGCTGCCATACCTCGATGCGGTGAAGATAGACCTGAAGGCGTTCAGCGATTCGTTTTACCGCGAAATCTCGTCGGCCAGGCTTGATCCCGTGCTGCAGACACTAAAGTTGCTCAGGGAGGAGGATGCTTTTTTTGAGATCGTGTGCCTCGTGGTGCCAACGCTCAACGATGATCCGGGTGAGATCAGAATGATGTGTGAATGGATAGCCGGCAACCTGGGAAGGGACGTGCCGGTCCACTTTACCAGGTTCGCTCCTTCATACCGGCTCACTAACCTGCCCCCGACCCCGGTAAGGACCCTGGAGGCTGCAATCGGCACCGCGCTCGGAAGCGGCCTGCAGTACGTGTATATAGGCAATGTTCCCGGCCACATGAATAATTCAACGTATTGCGGGCGGTGCGACGAAAGGCTTATTCACCGCACCCATTTTACGGTGCTGGAGAACAATATTGAAAATGGTAAATGCAGGTACTGCGGTTATGCGATACGCGGTATCTGGGAAGTATAG